The sequence TGCCGGCGGTGGTGGCGGTGGGGCCGTCGGTGCTGGACCTGCGCAACGGACAGCACTGCATCCTGGACGGGGACGCGGGCGTGCTCGTGGTGGGCCCGTCGGAGCGGGACCGGACGAAGGCCGCGCACCAGCGCGATCGGATCCGCACCCGGCGCGAGGAAGAGAAGCTGGAGCGCTACCGGCCCGCCATCACGCTCGACGGCAAGCGCGTGGAGGTGGCCGCGAACATCAGCGAGGCCGCGGACGCGCGAAAGGCCGTGGACGCGGGCGGCGAGGGCGTGGGGCTGATGCGCACGGAGTTCCTCTTCCTCAAGCGCGACGAACCGCCCTCCGAGGAGGAGCAGTTCCACGCGTACCGGACCATGGTGCGGGCGCTGAACGGCCTGCCGCTCATCCTGCGCACGCTGGACATCGGCGGAGACAAGCACGTGCCGTATCTGTCGTTGCCGGCGGAGGAGAACCCGTTCCTCGGCGTGCGCGGCATCCGGCTGTGCTTCGAACGGGAGGACCTGTTCCGCACGCAGCTGCGCGCCATCCTGCGAGCATCCAAGGAGGGCCCGGTCCGCATCATGTATCCGATGGTGGCGATGCCGGAGGAACTGGCGAAGGCCCGCGCCATCACCGAGTCCGTGCGCCGCGAGGTCGGCGCGGATCCGGTGGAGACGGGCATCATGATTGAAGTGCCCTCGGCGGTGATGATGGCGGAGCGGCTGGCGCGCGACGTGTCGTTCTTCTCCATCGGCACGAACGACCTGACGCAGTACGTGCTCGCGATGGACCGGCAGCATCCGGTGCTCGCGCCCCAGGCGGACGGCCTGCATCCGGCCGTGCTGCGCATGGTGGACCTCACGGTGAAGGCGGCGAGGCGCGCGGGCATCTGGGTGGGCGCGTGCGGCGGCATCGCCGGAGATCCGTCCGGCGCGGTGGTGCTGTCCGGCCTGGGCGTGACGGAGCTGAGCGTGGCCATCCCCAGCATCCCGGCGGTGAAGGCGCTGCTCCGGGGCATCTCGATGGCGGACGCGGAAGGGCTGGCCCGCCAGGCGCTGGAGTGTGGCAACGCCGCGGAGGTGCGTGGCCTGGTGCGCGGCCTGGTGGCCCGGAACGGAGCGAAGGCGTGAGGCCGACGAAGCCGGGGGTGGTGACGGTCACGTTGAACGCGGCCATCGACCAGACGCTGGAGTGTCCGGGGTTCACGGCGGGCGCGGTGAACCGCGTGGTGGCGGAGACGCGCACGCCCGGGGGCAAGGGCATCAACGTGGCGGCGTTCCTCGCGGGAGGTGCCCGGCCGGTGACGGCGGCGGGCTTCCTGGGCACGGACAACGTGCCGCTGTTCGAAGCGCTGTTCCGCGAGCGAGGCATCCAGGACCAATGCATCCGGCTGCCCGGCTCCAGCCGGGTGAACATCAAGGTCGTGGACCGCACGAGCGGCGCGGTGACGGACCTGAACCTCCCCGGCCTGCGAGTCCCGGAAGAGGCGCTGGCCGCGCTGCTGGAGACGCTGGACGCGCTGGCGGAGGAGAACGGCTGCTTCGTGCTGTCAGGCAGCGTGCCCGCGGGAGTGCCCGCGTCCATCTACGCCACGCTGACGGAGCGCCTGCACGCGAAGGGCGCCCTCGTGGCGGTGGACACGAGCGGAGAGCCGCTGCGCCAGGCGGTGGCCGCGAAGCCGGACTTCGTGAAGCCGAACGCGCACGAACTGGGCGAGCTGGTGGAGCGACCGCTGAGGAACCCAGGCGAAGTGGCGCGAGCCGCGAGGGAGCTGCACGCGGGAGGCATCGGGCTGGTGGTGGTGTCGCTGGGAGCGGACGGAGCGCTGTTCGTCTCGGACGAAGGCGCATGGCGAGCCCTGCCGCCCCCGGTGGAGGTGGCGAGCACGGTGGGCGCGGGAGACGCGTTGGTGGCGGGAGTGCTGGCGGCAAGACTGGACGGCCACGACCTGGAGACCTGCGCGAGGAGGAGCACCGCCTTCGCCGCGGGGAAGCTCGCGAAGGTGGGCCCGGTGCCGCCAACGCCGGAGCGCGTGGCGGAGCTGCTCTGCGCGGTGCGGATGCACCCACTGGGCCCGGCCTGAGAAACAGCGGCACGACAAGGACTCGACGACGATGGCGAAACTGGTGGCGGTCACCGCCTGTCCCACGGGCATCGCGCATACCTTCATGGCAGCCGAGGCGCTGCGCCGCGTGGCGGACCTCAAGGGCCATGAGCTCTCGGTGGAGTCGCGCGGCGCGGAGGGCGTGCGCACGCCGCTGGATGAGGCCGTCGTGGCGCAGGCCGACGCCGTCATCCTCGCCACGGACATCACCGTGGATGAGTCACGTTTCCAGGGCAAACCCCTGGTCCGCACCTCGACAGCCGTGGCCATCCGCGACACCGAGCGCATCATCGACGAGGCCGTGGCCCGCGCCACGCTGCACCGCAAGACCGCCGAGCCCTCCACCGACGCGACCTCCCGCAAACCCGTCGCCCCGGAGCCCGAAGCACCACGCCGCGCGGACACGTCCGCGCCCACTCGCACGCCTCCGCCCTCCACGCCCATGGGCACGCTGGTCGCGGTGACGGCGTGCCCCACCGGCATCGCGCACACGTTCATGGCCGCGGAGGCGCTCACTCGCGCGGCGCGTGCCCGGGGCTATGCCATCCGCGTGGAGACCCAGGGGTCCGTGGGCGCGAAGAACACGCTGACCTCGGAGGAGATCGCCCAGGCGGACGCCGTCATCATCGGCGCGGACACCCATGTCTCCACGGAACGCTTCGCCGGCAAGCGCCTGCTCCAGACCTCCGTGGGCGAAGCCCTGAAGCAGGCCGACCGCGTCGTGGAGCAGGCCCTCGCCCTGCCCCCACCGTCAGGCTCCACGCCCTCCCTCCCCGCCGCTCCCGTCCGCGCCGAACCCACGGGCGCGTACAAGCACCTGCTCACGGGCGTGTCGTTCATGCTCCCGTTCGTCGTCGCGGGCGGCCTGCTGCTGGCCCTGTCGTTCGTCTTCGGCATCGACGCGTACAAGCAACCCGGCACGCTGCCCGCCGCGCTGAAGGGCATTGGCGACGCGGCCTTCGCGCTCATGGTCCCCGCGCTCGCGGGCTACCTCGCGTACTCCATCGCGGACCGCCC comes from Corallococcus macrosporus and encodes:
- the pfkB gene encoding 1-phosphofructokinase; its protein translation is MRPTKPGVVTVTLNAAIDQTLECPGFTAGAVNRVVAETRTPGGKGINVAAFLAGGARPVTAAGFLGTDNVPLFEALFRERGIQDQCIRLPGSSRVNIKVVDRTSGAVTDLNLPGLRVPEEALAALLETLDALAEENGCFVLSGSVPAGVPASIYATLTERLHAKGALVAVDTSGEPLRQAVAAKPDFVKPNAHELGELVERPLRNPGEVARAARELHAGGIGLVVVSLGADGALFVSDEGAWRALPPPVEVASTVGAGDALVAGVLAARLDGHDLETCARRSTAFAAGKLAKVGPVPPTPERVAELLCAVRMHPLGPA
- a CDS encoding PTS fructose-like transporter subunit IIB: MAKLVAVTACPTGIAHTFMAAEALRRVADLKGHELSVESRGAEGVRTPLDEAVVAQADAVILATDITVDESRFQGKPLVRTSTAVAIRDTERIIDEAVARATLHRKTAEPSTDATSRKPVAPEPEAPRRADTSAPTRTPPPSTPMGTLVAVTACPTGIAHTFMAAEALTRAARARGYAIRVETQGSVGAKNTLTSEEIAQADAVIIGADTHVSTERFAGKRLLQTSVGEALKQADRVVEQALALPPPSGSTPSLPAAPVRAEPTGAYKHLLTGVSFMLPFVVAGGLLLALSFVFGIDAYKQPGTLPAALKGIGDAAFALMVPALAGYLAYSIADRPGLAPGFIGGMLANQLDAGFLGGIAAGFLGGYVTRLLRDRIRLPANLEGLKPVLVLPLLSALIVGLLMTYVIGAPVAALMGALTRFLHGLSGTNAVLLGLLLGAMMAVDTGGPINKAAYAFGVGLLGSNTFTPMAAVMVAGMTPPLGIALATVVSKRRFTLQEREAGKAAAVLGLAFITEGAIPYAARDPLRVIPAMAFGSAVAGAVSMGFGCALRAPHGGVFVFAIPNAVQPLGPYVLALVAGTLATTLALVVLKRPLPDAG